One window of the Plasmodium vivax chromosome 2, whole genome shotgun sequence genome contains the following:
- a CDS encoding hypothetical protein, conserved (encoded by transcript PVX_081755A) — protein MAEDKSRKGAYINNPEFPYKNLNIKKIERIRKSVSLGSQFFNHKNPINDESGGREPVPRQGNSQNCPNNLSKKFSKSKNFIERNIEKISSLSKKNDMFLRTKKTCNRSHVVGYDVYKDSKGGVKEKATTVLGAGPLKNRATGGTAGSSANGNQSGSHNALSKTPVNLLKHKTTLVHAKHKSAECDSARNKTSSANGHNNAEEALTIARKFPGIGERGNKQQVATNFERSKSFARHHDVGGGAATSTAKLGSYAASHAASNQAGANYGSANHSNSNTLLRRQKTLLGDDTIGQNRREKAPPPRIASRTAGHDRSETHLRKNTQISNGMIKKNEWVDVKNNITQGEVAKKKKQQTNAHVAPYHADKDVHVTNEGEKKVEERLKESSNVVSPYEEHEMENKESDHVRDRKIKREGTLESQRSADNEIGQQKYDAAGEGVLIDCTNLQRKLKSTDEGEHMYTQSNFPGGYHYGGGGLQKGGRGGDEMCESGAEEDGNEEHDASDGDNEVEEAKGSERDHTSQEETNKAAPPICNSNDAGAGKKEFPEKSISLNDNSSLDTVTNYSVQSKKDYQSWGGKMKQKIGTTKKMGSVDYTSQMVHNETGKALSSQYAHLDSLGKKTNEERLTGNKNVNEFFGNVRSSFGAFDELLSRRLANLKGRSLPPSGRYVLNGAKEEGAHNGSATIRRPNEGLPSRDNYSLNEYRVTGGKSMQGDFSAKYREGQSDEMEKPTEESNEMARTSIKSEENFPFDRNGYNYVKREGQKETEQIKHKQQANIHYGEMIASQMKTLDDRPCDEYAKKSDSARSDKSLSDPPSVQNVHNVQVRTCGNGLENAVEEGDSPTEERNPLNEDTLKKELANSYDYEFSSSRKANHSLSGSNFSPLHKNYSTEGENLGNEDGGEAHSDDEDYKSVTEKKSTDDEMEEMGEENEEANEEANEEANEKANEEANEKANEEANEELNEEEEDEEEEAGELPNDLPGDVEDTADDKHSGGSSPEEQFYGEEGHPKEPTRGYFDKSINEDSVEKEHLYGVLESEKIPSRVFLAVNGKEAQKGVQKIAHDDSGQFNKLGGEPFAGRRGEVRAEEGTEHRADNPDTPDEDKHKFLCSSNDTYHVDVLKLYNNKLSHEGGNKKNNKLINKNMILKEIFGSNYESSLKKELNESSNVVGGEEEEAAEEEVDDEAEEEVEDGAEEDAEEEAQHYPHEDTTQEPSNKNAAPISDGKYDHYVSNKSIGGDAHEPFESQFDKSKSVEKDSFGSELANDEDSLLKRYEENSSPLILSKPLFNDKTSESSYNTSVLMGRAKKESLTFRDTTAGGNSHKERNRNGEVLLKKKGLPDLEDTPNYTEEKRTHNADECSSEYKEGGYTSEAESEQVAVGKAQDPSMHSHVVTNGWEEYYHVGGDRYGESSDAKRAEEPESENEMVNTDGVDVKASSEEVNSRAPNEEEGERTDGLFAKKRKGSEQPYGHYIDEYEQDYAVVNREAGERKRKEVDEGMGKHEAGRDSQGGQYRSYKDYVKGEELRGERMGEHMEERREEHTAGATEGNPLQPHKTAWTRKAQRTSDGVATTENGLTHGHGESHGEKKNNAIWKYRDKKFLIYRDKLFEEKEKEARQRKSHLNDQLLDAHYEKQLDVNKEREYLFDSMSDNYNYGYLRKGRSGKRSSQMMNLYESIKSRMEASGNKESGSSNLKSVISDDYYLDYIKNRRKHSHKYEGEKGGVGNYNKAQQSSNENELTLNKRKRKNIFESDSLINDSKDDANFNLQRNNSEFLEDVKKKIKKIDHIECSHLSYGNSECSKAAALYSSINETTNSSHTIVSKRSKYILKHSNASSLYDDVPLFFNFVNCSSIVLGSEIIYVTDETYGKCENILKDKPFNTANVERGYYEDCSNDLYNVRNTNLSIGIGHHRERLDERGGQGKVAHLQGEQVNRSGEERTGGGGSGYLQCSEESAKWGECPGWLTKRRIKKYFDFCIVKLCKPTLIKGIDIDTNNFLGNYAPYVSIEGAYIEDDMLMSAKSFSKYVDRVKYKKKKKNDLMFEKDFFSHHPPRGRSGERGAHNEKGECGKAGDVSSRDNDCSADVERKDLFLASRNSSGENRYWSNDRRRLGEHVLNNREEVELVIDGKTYFKRNKYFYEPILIDPLDKSDQEYENYLEILRYNDKYKKLRTNPKSTSFVANGNEYRYIDNKLYTLVDVTREIASRYPGIHKGCLLRSSPSPLGEGRGYPGGDRYGERREDGKHGKHVENGNNDENGNNVENGNNDENGNNDENGNNDENGNNDENGNNDENGNNDENGNNDDNSDSGEGEGCALLANSYNSNALFLDNDYSVEKKIYNDLHKQYQWVSILEDERMNPGFKNYNHNCFNINTCNKIFTHLIVCLLPDGGINKLRVYGEIKISEHVRKKSYKKTINVCDILDGSHVVYTTDEFYGKSENILIDQNSEYVMGWQTRRLINRPLRYVENLTINNMSSIFFNNNYCIIKLSFLTTIKYIEINTIFYEYNFPLCVSIDYCYMKEVHSEEKSKQIQFFSENIENIQWKELLPLSYIKGNHINFFTVNGSSSDAAPLPDVVSSHLRLNIYPDGGINTIKAYGTVVEV, from the coding sequence AAATTGCCCAAATAActtaagcaaaaaatttagtaaatcgaaaaattttatagaGAGAAACATTGAGAAGATATCTAGCTTAAGCAAAAAGAATGACATGTTTTTGAGGACCAAGAAGACATGTAACAGGAGCCACGTGGTGGGTTATGACGTATATAAGGATTCAAAGGGGGGCGTAAAGGAGAAGGCCACCACAGTTTTGGGCGCCGGCCCGCTTAAAAATAGGGCCACGGGGGGCACTGCTGGGAGTAGTGCTAATGGCAACCAAAGCGGCAGCCACAACGCTTTAAGCAAAACCCCAGTGAACCTTCTGAAACATAAAACCACGCTCGTCCATGCAAAACACAAAAGCGCAGAGTGCGATTCGGCCAGAAACAAGACGTCTTCCGCGAACGGTCATAACAACGCGGAGGAGGCTCTCACAATTGCGAGAAAGTTCCCGGGAATAGGTGAGAGGGGGAATAAGCAGCAAGTGGCCACCAATTTTGAGAGGTCCAAAAGCTTTGCCAGGCACCACGACGTGGGCGGTGGCGCGGCGACCTCCACTGCAAAGCTTGGCAGCTATGCGGCGAGTCATGCTGCTTCCAACCAGGCAGGCGCGAACTATGGAAGCGCGAACCACAGCAACAGTAATACTCTTCTCAGAAGGCAGAAAACACTTCTGGGTGATGACACGATAGGCCAAAATCGCAGGGAGAAAGCGCCCCCCCCAAGAATCGCCAGCAGAACGGCGGGTCACGACAGAAGCGAAACGCATTTGAGGAAAAACACACAGATAAGCAAcggaatgataaaaaaaaacgaatgggtTGATGTGAAGAATAACATAACCCAGGGGGAGGTagccaaaaagaagaagcaacaaACCAATGCACATGTCGCACCTTACCACGCAGATAAGGATGTACATGTCAcaaatgaaggggaaaaaaaagtggaagagaGATTAAAAGAAAGCTCAAATGTAGTGTCACCTTATGAAGAGCATGAAATGGAGAATAAAGAAAGCGATCATGTGAGGGataggaaaataaaacgagAGGGCACCTTAGAAAGTCAGAGAAGTGCAGACAACGAGATTGGACAGCAAAAATATGATGCTGCTGGTGAAGGGGTGCTTATAGATTGTACGAACCTTCAGCGGAAACTTAAATCGACAGATGAAGGGGAGCATATGTACACGCAGAGTAATTTCCCAGGTGGTTACCATTACGGTGGAGGTGGCCTTCAAAAGGGTGGTCGTGGAGGCGATGAGATGTGCGAATCGGGCGCGGAAGAGGATGGAAATGAGGAACATGACGCATCGGATGGAGACaacgaagtggaggaagcgAAAGGGAGTGAAAGAGATCACACCTCGCAGGAAGAGACCAATAAAGCAGCACCACCAATCTGTAATAGCAACGACGCAggggcgggaaaaaaagaattcccaGAAAAATCGATAAGCCTAAACGATAATTCTTCCCTCGATACGGTCACAAATTATAGTGTGCAAAGTAAGAAGGACTATCAAagttgggggggaaaaatgaagcaaaaaattggaacaactaaaaaaatgggaagcgtTGACTATACCTCCCAAATGGTGCACAACGAAACGGGTAAAGCTCTCTCTTCTCAATATGCACATTTGGACTCACTTGGGAAGAAGACAAATGAAGAAAGACTTACaggtaataaaaatgtgaacgaattttttggaaatgttAGAAGCAGCTTTGGAGCATTTGACGAATTGCTGTCGAGGCGGCTGGCCAACttaaaagggagaagccTCCCACCAAGTGGAAGGTATGTGCTGAATGGGGCGAAGGAAGAAGGTGCCCACAATGGTAGTGCAACGATTAGGAGACCAAATGAAGGTCTCCCCTCGCGTGATAATTATTCCTTAAATGAGTATCGGGTCACTGGGGGAAAATCCATGCAGGGGGATTTTTCGGCCAAATATAGGGAAGGACAAAGTGACGAAATGGAGAAGCCCACTGAGGAGTCAAATGAGATGGCGAGGACATCCATCAAGagtgaagaaaatttccccttCGATCGAAATGGCTATAATTATGTCAAAAGAGAGGGGCAGAAGGAGACAGAGCAGATTAAGCATAAGCAACAAGCGAACATACACTACGGAGAAATGatagctagccaaatgaAGACGTTAGATGATAGGCCCTGTGATGAGTACGCTAAAAAAAGTGACTCTGCACGCTCAGATAAAAGCTTGTCAGATCCGCCGTCAGTGCAAAACGTGCATAACGTGCAGGTGCGCACATGTGGCAACGGTTTGGAGAATGCGGTCGAGGAGGGGGACTCCCCAACGGAGGAAAGAAATCCTCTAAATGAGGACACGCTTAAGAAAGAGTTGGCCAATTCGTATGACTACGAGTTTTCGAGCTCGCGCAAAGCGAATCATAGCCTTTCTGGAAGTAACTTTTCTCCGCTGCACAAAAATTATTCGACCGAAGGGGAAAACCTGGGCAACGAggacgggggagaagcgcacaGCGACGATGAAGACTACAAGTCGGTGACGGAGAAGAAATCGACGGATGATGAGATGGAGGaaatgggggaggaaaacgaGGAAGCAAACGAGGAGGCAAACGAGGAGGCAAACGAGAAGGCAAACGAGGAGGCAAACGAGAAGGCAAACGAGGAGGCAAACGAGGAGCtaaacgaggaggaagaggacgaagaagaagaagcggggGAACTACCCAATGATCTTCCAGGCGATGTCGAAGACACAGCGGATGACAAACACTCCGGTGGGAGCAGCCCCGAAGAACAGTTTTACGGCGAAGAAGGACACCCCAAGGAGCCTACCAGAGGCTATTTTGACAAGAGCATAAATGAAGACTCAGTGGAGAAGGAGCATCTGTACGGGGTTCTCGAAAGTGAGAAGATTCCCAGTAGGGTCTTCTTAGCAGTAAATGGgaaagaagcgcaaaaaggtgtgcaaaaaattgcgcacGACGATTCGGGGCAATTTAATAAGTTGGGTGGAGAGCCCTTCGCAGGCAGGCGCGGAGAAGTCAGGGCTGAGGAAGGCACAGAGCATCGTGCAGATAATCCAGATACGCCAGATGAGGATAAACACAAGTTCCTGTGCAGCTCCAACGATACATACCACGTGGACGTATTGAAATTGTACAATAATAAGCTATCCCAcgaaggggggaacaaaaagaacaataagcttataaacaaaaatatgattttgAAGGAGATATTCGGCTCGAACTATGAGTCCAGCTTGAAAAAGGAGCTGAACGAGTCGAGCAATGTGGTGGGCggcgaggaggaggaagcggcggaggaggaggtggatgacgaagcggaggaagaagtggaggatGGCGCCGAGGAAGACGCAGAAGAAGAGGCGCAACATTACCCACACGAGGACACAACCCAGGAGCCGTCGAACAAAAACGCTGCACCCATAAGCGATGGTAAGTACGACCATTATGTAAGCAACAAATCGATCGGAGGAGATGCCCACGAGCCGTTCGAGTCCCAGTTTGATAAAAGCAAAAGCGTGGAGAAGGACTCATTTGGAAGTGAACTAGCCAACGACGAGGACTCGTTGCTTAAAAGGTATGAGGAGAATTCCTCCCCCCTGATTTTATCCAAGCCGTTGTTTAACGACAAAACGAGTGAAAGCAGTTATAACACAAGTGTGTTAATGGGCcgagcaaaaaaggagtctCTGACATTTAGGGATACCACCGCAGGGGGAAATAGCCATAAGGAGAGAAACCGGAACGGTGAGGTGctcttaaaaaagaaagggcTTCCAGATTTAGAGGACACGCCAAATTACACAGAGGAGAAGCGAACGCACAATGCTGATGAGTGTTCGAGCGAATATAAGGAAGGAGGATATACGTCGGAGGCAGAGTCGGAGCAGGTGGCGGTAGGTAAAGCGCAGGACCCATCGATGCATTCACATGTTGTGACGAATGGGTGGGAGGAATATTACCACGTTGGGGGAGACAGGTATGGGGAGAGCAGCGATGCGAAGAGGGCGGAAGAACCGGAGAGCGAAAACGAAATGGTCAACACGGATGGGGTGGACGTAAAGGCATCTTCGGAGGAAGTCAACAGCAGAGCaccaaatgaagaggaaggggaaCGAACGGATGGactctttgcaaaaaagagaaagggAAGCGAGCAGCCATATGGCCATTACATTGATGAGTATGAACAAGACTACGCGGTGGTGAACCGGGAGGCAGGCGAAAGGAAGAGAAAGGAAGTAGACGAGGGAATGGGGAAGCATGAAGCAGGGAGGGACAGCCAAGGTGGGCAGTACCGCAGTTATAAGGACTACgtaaagggggaagaactcAGGGGAGAGCGCATGGGAGAACACATGGAAGAGCGCAGGGAAGAACACACAGCAGGAGCAACGGAGGGTAACCCACTGCAGCCTCACAAAACAGCGTGGACGCGAAAAGCGCAACGCACTAGCGACGGAGTGGCGACCACAGAGAATGGATTAACACACGGGCATGGCGAAAGTcatggggagaagaaaaacaacgCCATTTGGAAATACAGGGATAAGAAGTTCCTAATCTATAGAGACAAACTAtttgaggaaaaagaaaaggaagcaagGCAAAGGAAGTCCCACTTGAATGACCAACTGTTAGACGCGCATTATGAAAAACAGTTGGATGTAAATAAGGAGAGGGAGTATCTGTTCGACTCTATGAgcgataattataattatggcTACCTGAGGAAGGGAAGGAGTGGCAAGAGGAGCTCCCAGATGATGAATTTGTATGAAAGCATTAAAAGCAGAATGGAGGCTAGCGGAAATAAGGAAAGTGGCAGTAGCAACTTGAAGAGCGTCATAAGTGACGACTACTATTTGGACTACATAAAGAATAGGAGAAAACATAGCCACAAATATGAAGGCGAAAAGGGAGGGGTGGGTAACTATAACAAAGCGCAGCAAAGCAGCAACGAAAACGAGCTCACGCTaaacaaaaggaagaggaagaatatTTTCGAAAGTGACAGCCTGATAAATGATAGCAAAGATGATGCAAATTTTAATCTGCAACGTAATAATAGTGAATTCCTGGAagatgtgaagaagaaaataaaaaaaattgaccacATAGAGTGTAGCCATTTGTCCTATGGGAACAGCGAATGCTCCAAGGCAGCTGCGTTGTACAGCAGCATAAACGAAACTACCAATAGTAGCCACACCATCGTATCGAAGAGGAGCAAATACATTTTGAAACACTCGAATGCTTCCTCCCTTTATGATGACGtccctttgttttttaactTTGTTAACTGCAGCTCAATCGTGTTAGGCTCTGAAATTATATACGTCACAGATGAGACGTATGGGAAGTGCgagaatattttaaaagacaaACCGTTCAACACGGCCAACGTGGAGAGGGGTTACTATGAAGATTGCTCCAATGACCTCTACAATGTTAGGAATACCAATTTGAGCATTGGCATAGGCCATCATAGGGAGCGCCTCGACGAGAGGGGTGGCCAAGGGAAGGTTGCCCATTTGCAGGGCGAACAAGTGAACCGTTCTGGTGAGGAGAGAAccggtggaggaggaagcggttaCCTCCAATGTTCCGAAGAGTCAGCTAAATGGGGGGAGTGCCCGGGGTGGCTCACCAAAaggaggataaaaaaatatttcgatTTCTGCATAGTGAAGCTGTGCAAACCGACCCTCATCAAAGGAATAGACATTGACacgaataattttttgggaaaCTACGCTCCGTATGTTTCTATCGAAGGGGCGTACATCGAAGATGACATGTTAATGAGTGCGAAGTCGTTTTCGAAATATGTGGACCGGGTTAAatataagaagaagaaaaaaaacgacttAATGTTTGAGAAGGACTTTTTTTCGCACCACCCCCCTcgggggaggagcggcgaGAGGGGCGCGCACAACGAGAAGGGTGAATGCGGTAAGGCGGGTGATGTCAGCAGTAGGGATAACGATTGTAGTGCTGACGTGGAGAGGAAAGACCTCTTCCTGGCTAGCCGAAACAGCAGCGGGGAAAACCGCTACTGGAGCAACGACCGCAGGCGTCTGGGCGAGCACGTGCTGAACAATCGGGAAGAGGTAGAGCTCGTGATAGACgggaaaacatattttaaaagaaacaaatatttttatgaaccCATTTTGATAGACCCCCTTGACAAGTCGGACCAAGAGTATGAAAACTATTTGGAAATTCTAAGGTATAATgataagtataaaaaattgaggacTAACCCTAAGTCGACGTCGTTTGTGGCCAACGGGAATGAGTACCGCTATATAGACAATAAATTGTACACGCTTGTGGATGTGACGAGGGAGATAGCTAGTAGGTACCCTGGAATCCACAAGGGGTGCTTGTTGAGGAgttctccttcccccctgggCGAGGGCAGGGGGTACCCCGGCGGCGACCGCTATGGGGAGCGGCGCGAGGATGGCAAGCATGGCAAGCATGTCGAAAATGGCAATAATGACGAAAATGGCAATAATGTCGAAAATGGCAATAATGACGAAAATGGCAATAATGACGAAAATGGCAATAATGACGAAAATGGCAATAATGACGAAAATGGCAATAATGACGAAAATGGCAATAATGACGAAAATGGCAATAATGACGACAATAGCGATAGTGGCGAAGGGGAGGGGTGCGCCCTCCTGGCGAACTCGTACAACTCAAACGCGCTGTTCCTAGACAACGACTACTCagtagaaaagaaaatcTACAACGACCTGCACAAGCAGTACCAGTGGGTGTCCATCCTGGAGGACGAACGGATGAACCCCGGATTTAAAAACTACAACCATAACTGTTTTAATATAAACACgtgtaataaaatatttacgcACCTGATTGTGTGTCTACTCCCCGATGGgggtataaataaattgagAGTATACGGAGAGATAAAGATAAGTGAACATGTTCGGAAAAAGAGTTACAAGAAGACGATCAACGTGTGTGACATTTTGGATGGATCCCACGTCGTCTACACAACGGACGAGTTCTACGGAAAATCTGAAAACATATTGATCGATCAAAACTCGGAGTATGTTATGGGGTGGCAGACAAGAAGACTCATCAATCGGCCCCTACGTTATGTAGAAAATTTGACGATAAATAACAtgtcctccattttttttaataataactaTTGTATAATTAAGCTCAGTTTTCTCACCACCATTAAGTACATCGAAATTAACACCATTTTTTATGAGTACAATTTCCCCTTGTGCGTTTCGATTGACTACTGCTATATGAAGGAGGTACATTCAGAGGAGAAGTCCAAACAGATTCAATTTTTTAGTGAAAATATTGAGAACATTCAGTGGAAGGAGCTTCTCCCGTTGTCCTACATCAAGGGGAACCACATCAACTTCTTCACGGTGAATGGCAGCAGCTCTGACGCGGCCCCGCTGCCCGACGTCGTGTCGTCTCACCTCCGCCTGAACATTTACCCGGACGGGGGCATAAACACGATTAAGGCGTACGGCACGGTGGTGGAGGTGTAG
- a CDS encoding peroxiredoxin, putative (encoded by transcript PVX_081760A; Apicoplast targeted protein. Curated by Stuart Ralph, Walter and Eliza Hall Institute of Medical Research, Australia.), producing the protein MKGIVVTIFLFLAHLCFGFKKFAPNQALNVVSRRGSPSSRSSQKLHESKSIDLANDLKENDLIPNVKVMIDVHNMSGTDQPGEENDFKAIDTHELFKNKKILLISLPGAFTPTCTSKMIPQYEDEYDFFIKENKFDDIYCITNNDIFVLKSWFKNMNIKKVKYVSDGNSSFTESMNMLVDKSNFFMGMRPWRFVAIVENNILIKMFQEKDKQHNMQADPYEVSSVAAVKEFLRQNQL; encoded by the exons ATGAAAGGAATCGTCGTTAccattttcctctttctggCACACCTCTGTTTcggctttaaaaaattcgcgCCCAACCAGGCTCTGAATGTTGTATCCAGAAGGGGGAGCCCAAGCAGCAGGTCCTCGCAAAAGCTGCACGAGTCTAAGAGCATAGATCTGGCCAATGACCTCAAGGAGAATGACCTGATTCCGAACGTGAAAGTTATG ATCGACGTGCACAACATGAGTGGCACGGACCAGCcgggggaggaaaacgaCTTCAAAGCCATCGACACGCACGAGCTGtttaagaacaaaaagaTACTCCTGATAAGCCTGCCGGGAGCTTTCACCCCCACCTGCACGTCCAAAATGATACCGCAGTATGAAGACGAATACGATTTCTTCattaaggaaaataaatttgatgaCATCTACTGCATCACCAACAATGacatttttgtgttaaaAAGTTGgttcaaaaatatgaacataaaaaaggtgaaataTGTGAGTGATGGGAATAGCTCCTTCACGGAGAGTATGAATATGCTTGTGGATAAGTCCAATTTCTTTATGGGCATGAGGCCTTGGAGGTTCGTTGCCATAGTGGAAAATAACATcctaataaaaatgtttcagGAGAAAGACAAGCAACATAATATGCAGGCGGACCCGTACGAAGTTTCCTCCGTTGCGGCTGTTAAGGAGTTCCTTCGGCAGAACCAGCTCTGA
- a CDS encoding mRNA decay protein, putative (encoded by transcript PVX_081765A): protein MSNLKKEETCQNGEKEVTEQTAALTNEKASSEPTPKKKVTKKVSFLLDEDGANAKKEDVKVNGGSLEGHQNGDVSHAGTDEGKHSDDQKGDCKANDFAKISWAQRNSGGERNGGECWGKEEDTPNGSSCNENEHKLFSSEDNQHKLFSNDDNQHRRFHTQFKFFTAQETQHKMLAPQENQHKLFASRSKQNEYKDKEKAPVYVKFDKRECAKNEQNSVFLKDQLEGGETDEMAANEGSAEVEKHAEMQIKGEAKLKAHLEVKTERTDFEKSYNESLNNFRASSFVDILNSMQGGGKGGNEGNGAPSGEANGLMPSGEANGLMPNGSAPHEWRPPANGKDYENVDAAEHQQSDNTQLIACILCGDSIKANASKMCSNCILQNVESSSVNINKDTYLIYYCRECKRYLHNRWVYCELESKELLALCLKKVNKLKKLKILDAKFLYTEPHSKRIKIHLSVQEELINNFISEMELILHYVIKYTQCDDCKKTYTPYTYNTCVSVRQKVEHKKTLLFLESLLLKYNMNENIINIVSNPDGLDFHFLSRTDALKFCDFILSKTMSKCKNSKHLINHDANNNTYNYLYSFSIDICPICKYDLIFFPKDLSIKYGMKSSFYLCLHVSIFIILINPFCSSNSAHISQERYNKHPFLPLLSKADSKVFLILNVEYIDSDPYSKNERRGGAANTTASSTASPNGRCRDPFGDAAQEDSASLSGRQKGASNRSTRGKDKNVNLKRKTKNSVSSNTVEEFSSDDLFQVNEENGSLADTKSCKSSSRKVKLDKLVYAFVELYDESEGNTILTKTCNARHLKPGDYVNAYDLRKHTFDNDISLYLEKEDNYSIIIIDKVKPKEREKIENELQVQNNNIETMKNVNDDDIFKNILLNNCAGMQNMTIR, encoded by the coding sequence atgagcaatttaaaaaaggaagaaaccTGCCAGAATGGCGAAAAGGAAGTAACTGAACAGACGGCAGCCTTGACGAATGAGAAAGCCTCCAGCGAACCGACGCCGAAGAAAAAGGTCACCAAGAAAGTTAGTTTCCTCCTGGACGAGGATGGGGCaaatgcgaaaaaggaagacgTAAAAGTGAATGGCGGTTCTTTGGAGGGgcaccaaaatggggatgtTTCCCACGCAGGCACGGACGAGGGGAAGCACAGCGACGATCAGAAAGGTGACTGCAAGGCGAACGACTTTGCGAAAATCAGTTGGGCCCAGCGCAACAGCGGCGGTGAACGAAACGGTGGCGAATGCtgggggaaagaagaagacACCCCCAATGGCAGTTCTTGCAACGAAAATGAGCACAAGCTCTTCTCCAGCGAGGACAACCAGCACAAGCTGTTCTCCAACGACGACAACCAGCATAGGCGCTTCCACACCCAGTTCAAGTTTTTCACAGCACAGGAGACCCAGCACAAGATGCTCGCCCCCCAGGAAAACCAACACAAGCTGTTCGCCTCGCGCAGCAAACAGAACGAATACAAAGACAAGGAGAAAGCGCCAGTGTACGTTAAATTCGACAAGCGTGAGTGCGCAAAGAATGAGCAGAACTCCGTGTTTTTGAAGGACCAGCTGGAGGGGGGCGAGACTGACGAGATGGCCGCCAATGAAGGGAGCGCAGAAGTGGAAAAACACGCTGAAATGCAGATTAAAGGGGAGGCCAAATTGAAGGCCCACCTGGAGGTTAAAACGGAACGAACGGACTTCGAAAAGTCGTACAACGAGAGTCTGAATAATTTCCGCGCGTCCTCCTTCGTCGACATTTTGAACTCCATGCAGGGGGGtggaaaggggggaaacgaGGGAAACGGCGCGCCAAGTGGGGAAGCAAATGGGCTGATGCCAAGTGGAGAAGCAAATGGACTGATGCCCAATGGGAGCGCCCCCCATGAGTGGCGCCCCCCAGCCAACGGGAAGGACTACGAAAACGTGGACGCCGCGGAGCACCAACAAAGCGACAACACGCAGCTGATCGCGTGCATCCTGTGCGGAGACAGCATAAAGGCGAACGcatcaaaaatgtgcagcaactgcattttgcaaaacgtaGAAAGCAGCAGCGTCAACATTAATAAGGACACCTACCTGATATACTACTGCCGAGAGTGCAAGAGGTACCTGCACAACAGGTGGGTATACTGCGAATTGGAGAGCAAGGAATTACTAGCCCTatgcttaaaaaaagtgaataaattgaaaaagctaaaaataTTGGacgcaaaatttttatatacagaACCGCACAGCAAAAGAATTAAAATCCATCTGAGTGTACAAGAAGAATTGATAAACAACTTCATCAGCGAGATGGAGCTAATTTTACATTACGTAATAAAATACACCCAATGTGATGACTGCAAGAAGACGTATACTCCCTACACATACAACACCTGCGTGTCGGTTAGGCAGAAAGTGgagcataaaaaaacactccTCTTTTTGGAAAgcttattattaaaatataatatgaacgaaaatattattaacatCGTGTCCAACCCGGATGGATTAGACTTCCACTTCCTATCTCGAACGGATGCCCTCAAATTCTGCGACTTTATATTAAGCAAGACCATGTCAAAGTGTAAAAATTCGAAGCATTTAATAAACCACGATGCGAATAATAACACGTACAATTATTTGTACTCCTTTTCTATTGACATTTGCCCCATATGTAAATAcgatttgatttttttccccaaagaTTTATCCATCAAATATGGAATGAAGAGCTCCTTCTACCTTTGCCTGCACGTCTCCATTTTCATCATATTGATTAACCCCTTTTGCTCTTCTAACTCTGCTCATATTTCTCAAGAGCGGTACAACAAGCACCCCTTCCTGCCCCTCCTGAGCAAGGCGGACTCTAAAGTCTTCCTCATACTCAACGTGGAGTACATCGACAGCGACCCGTATTCGAAGAATGAGCGGAGAGGCGGTGCTGCCAACACCACCGCTTCCAGTACCGCCTCCCCCAATGGACGGTGTCGTGACCCCTTTGGAGACGCTGCTCAAGAGGACAGTGCATCCCTGAGTGGACGCCAAAAGGGAGCGTCAAACAGGTCGACCCGAGGCAAAGATAAAAACGTTAacttgaagaggaaaacgaaaaactcGGTCAGCTCAAACACCGTGGAGGAATTCTCCTCCGATGATCTCTTCCAAGTGAACGAAGAAAATGGCTCTCTCGCAGACACGAAGAGTTGCAAATCCTCCTCGAGAAAGGTAAAGCTAGACAAGCTCGTCTACGCATTTGTAGAGCTATACGACGAATCCGAGGGAAACACAATACTCACCAAAACGTGTAACGCTAGGCATTTAAAACCGGGAGATTATGTCAACGCGTATGACTTAAGAAAACACACCTTCGACAATGACATCAGCTTATATTTGGAGAAGGAGGACAACTACagcattattattattgacAAGGTGAAGCCaaaggagagagaaaaaatagaaaacgAATTACAAGTCCagaataataatatagaGACCATGAAGAATGTTAATGATGATGATATTTTCAAGAACATCCTTCTGAACAACTGTGCGGGGATGCAGAATATGACCATCCGTTGA